From a region of the Pogona vitticeps strain Pit_001003342236 chromosome 7, PviZW2.1, whole genome shotgun sequence genome:
- the DHX40 gene encoding putative ATP-dependent RNA helicase DHX40: protein MAKRREEQAGRRSELGGKACKPDWGCSALPICKYRRKLVEAVRGNPFLVVTGETGSGKTTQLPKYLFEEGFTKQGAIAVTQPRRMAAISVAQRVAEEMSCPLGSIVGYHVRFDECVSEETSIRYMTDGCLLRQILADPLLTRYSVVILDEAHERSLSTDILFGLLKQLFQKGKPPERKSPLKVVVMSATLDTEKFSEFFDGCSVVEIPGRTYPVKEIFCGLLGPRDASSSSYVTETVKVTLDVHLNGAAGDILVFLTGQSEIERTCELLFQKAEAIDYRFDVRDSSVEGLLILPLYGSMPTDQQRRIFLPPPPGIRKCVVATNIAATSLTIEGIGFVVDSGFVKQLNHNPRVGLDMLEVVPISKSEALQRAGRAGRTASGKCYRVYSEAFWEQCMPDHMVPEIQRTSLTSVLLTLKCLGIHDVIRFPYLDRPEERRILEALKQLYQCSAIDRRGHVTKLGEFMVRFPLPPNLTRAVLKAASLGCEDLLLPIAAMLSVEKVFIRPGDPEKQKEAELRHRKLAVQVGGCNDFATLLNIFEQCKLSKSQAGWCQENWVHWRAVKLAFSVEEQLREITSKVKQLPDFPRERFEGSRNEILRRCLCAGYFAHVARRSVGKSFCTMDGHGSVVYIHPSSALYDQEAQLEWILFHDVLVTSRIYLRTVCPIRYEWVQDLLPRLHEIDAYELSSMAREEVTEEELSRWRNKEDFERRNENAADEPARKMEKRNDDRSIQDARARYLERKQQRMQEVNLSVKGTG, encoded by the exons ATGGCGAAGCGCCGGGAAGAACAAGCCGGTCGCCGATCCGAATTGGGGGGAAAAGCGTGTAAACCGGATTGGGGCTGCTCCGCTTTGCCTATATGCAAATATCGGAGGAAATTAGTAGAAGCTGTCCGGGGAAATCCTTTTCTGGTGGTCACAGGCGAGACCGGAAGCGGGAAAACCACCCAGCTTCCCAAATATTTATTTGAAGAAG GTTTCACCAAGCAGGGTGCGATTGCCGTGACGCAGCCACGGCGCATGGCTGCCATCTCCGTGGCCCAGAGGGTGGCGGAAGAGATGAGCTGCCCTCTAGGAAGCATTGTGGGGTACCACGTCCGCTTTGATGAGTGTGTCTCCGAG GAAACCTCCATCAGGTACATGACCGATGGCTGCTTGCTGAGGCAGATTTTAGCAGACCCGCTTCTGACCAGATACAGCGTTGTGATCCTGGACGAAGCCCACGAGAGGAGCCTGAGCACG GATATCCTGTTTGGTTTGCTGAAGCAGCTGTTCCAGAAGGGAAAGCCACCAGAGAGAAAGTCTCCCCTGAAGGTCGTGGTCATGTCGGCCACGTTGGACACGGAGAAGTTCTCCGAGTTCTTCGATGGCTGCTCGGTGGTGGAAATCCCCGGGAGGACTTATCCCGTCAAGGAGATCTTCTGCGGTCTTTTAGGGCCCCGGGATGCCAGCAGCTCTTCGTACGTCACagag ACCGTCAAAGTCACCTTGGACGTCCACTTGAACGGCGCGGCGGGAGACATCCTGGTGTTTCTGACTG GCCAGTCTGAAATCGAGAGAACTTGTGAGTTACTTTTCCAAAAGGCTGAGGCCATCGATTATCGCTTCGATGTGAGGGACAGCTCCGTCGAAGGACTGCTCATCCTGCCGTTGTACGGATCGATGCCGACAG aTCAGCAGCGGAGGATATTTCTGCCACCTCCCCCAGGGATCAGAAAATGTGTGGTGGCCACCAACATTGCCGCTACCTCTTTGACTATCGAGGGAATCGG GTTTGTCGTCGACAGCGGATTTGTGAAGCAATTGAACCATAACCCCCGTGTGGGCTTGGATATGTTGGAAGTGGTTCCCATTTCAAA AAGTGAAGCATTGCAGCGAGCAGGCCGAGCGGGCCGGACCGCCTCTGGGAAATGCTACCGGGTGTACAGCGAGGCATTTTGGGAGCAGTGTATGCCTGACCACATGGTGCCGGAGATCCAGCGCACCAGCTTGACCTCTGTGCTTCTGACTTTGAAGTGCCTGGGTATCCATGATGTCATAAG GTTTCCGTACCTTGACCGCCCGGAAGAGAGGCGCATCCTAGAGGCTTTGAAGCAGCTTTATCAGTGCAGCGCTATTGACAG GAGAGGTCACGTGACCAAACTGGGCGAGTTTATGGTGCGGTTTCCGCTGCCTCCGAATCTGACTCGTGCTGTCCTCAAGGCGGCCTCTCTAGGCTGCGAAGACTTGCTGCTCCCTATCGCCGCCATGTTGTCGGTGGAGAAAGTCTTCATTCGCCCAG GCGATCCTGAAAAACAGAAGGAAGCCGAGCTGCGGCACCGAAAGCTCGCTGTGCAGGTGGGAGGATGCAATGACTTTGCGACTCTTCTGAACATCTTCGAACAGTGCAAATTAAG CAAATCGCAGGCAGGTTGGTGTCAGGAAAACTGGGTCCACTGGCGAGCGGTGAAGCTGGCGTTTAGTGTGGAGGAACAGCTTCGGGAAATCACCAGCAAGGTTAAACAG CTGCCGGACTTTCCGAGAGAGCGCTTCGAAGGTTCCAGAAATGAAATTCTCAGGAGATGCCTCTGCGCGGGTTACTTCGCCCACGTCGCGAGAAG ATCCGTCGGGAAGTCCTTCTGCACCATGGATGGCCACGGCAGCGTGGTCTACATCCACCCTTCGTCAGCG CTCTATGATCAGGAAGCCCAGCTGGAATGGATCCTTTTCCACGACGTCTTAGTGACCTCCAGGATTTACTTGAGGACCGTCTGCCCCATTCGCTACGAGTGGGTCCAGGACCTGCTGCCTCGGCTTCACGAGATCGACGCTTACGAGCTGAGCAGCATGGCTCGGGAGGAAGTGACGGAGGAGGAACTGTCCAGGTGGAGGAACAAGGAGGACTTTGAAAGGCGGAACG AAAATGCAGCGGATGAGCCGGCACGAAAAATGGAGAAAAGGAATGATGACCGGTCCATACAGGATGCTCGGGCGCGTTACctggagaggaagcaacagagaATGCAGGAAGTCAATCTCTCTGTGAAAGGGACAGGCTAA